The genomic region ATGAGATCGTTCTGCTGTTCAAGATGCAGGAGAATGGTCTCGATCTCCTTTTCGGCCTTTACATTGATATCAAAATCCGATTCTGCCCTTGCCTCTGCGTGACGACCTTGGAGATTCTGACCTATCATAATGAGCGGCATCAAGAATATCTGCAGCATGTTGGATAGAAAAAGCCATAAGACAAAGGCCGGGAACGGATCAAACCTCCACTCCTTCGGCCCCAGAGTGTTCCATCCAAGCCAGGCAAAGGTCCAAACAAGAATAAGAATGAAAAATCCCATTGAGCCAACCTTGTCCGTGATCCAGACTGCAAAGAGCTCCAAAGGGGTCAGACTCTTTCTATGCTCAACATTGACGTTCCTGACAGGCTTGTGCAGCTTTTTCAGTTCTTCATGAGTTAATGGTCGCTTGTCGGTCATCCATGAGCTCCTTCACTTACGGGGGGGATTCTGTCTCGGCATAAAATTAACATTCGGCTCTACGAAGATAGGCATCTGCTGCTTCTCTCCTTCGTAGATAGTCGTCAGTTTTTCAATCTGTCCGGTGCTGTAAATCCGGAGGTAGACATTGTCGCCT from Thermodesulfovibrionales bacterium harbors:
- a CDS encoding DUF1003 domain-containing protein, whose amino-acid sequence is MTDKRPLTHEELKKLHKPVRNVNVEHRKSLTPLELFAVWITDKVGSMGFFILILVWTFAWLGWNTLGPKEWRFDPFPAFVLWLFLSNMLQIFLMPLIMIGQNLQGRHAEARAESDFDINVKAEKEIETILLHLEQQNDLILRILHHLESDGLKQKD